One Paramisgurnus dabryanus chromosome 9, PD_genome_1.1, whole genome shotgun sequence DNA segment encodes these proteins:
- the pgpep1l gene encoding pyroglutamyl-peptidase 1 isoform X1, with translation MDTREVVVVTGFGPFRQYVVNPSWEAAKGLKMLGLGVGIEIYIKEIPVCYAKSQQVLDEIWQKMNPKVVIHLGIAPGTNGITLEQTGKNHCYKDRDVCGLYPANHCCIEGGPERLDSIVDMRFLSKRLKTMGFDVIYSRDAGRYLCDFVYYYSLYHGRGKVALIHVPATGSLSGPDRLVPQLQTIIQVLLQQLDTPAYACVEYVRCTEVEHTE, from the exons ATGGATACTCGTGAAGTTGTCGTTGTAACAG GTTTTGGTCCTTTTCGACAGTATGTGGTGAATCCAAGTTGGGAAGCAGCTAAG GGTCTGAAGATGCTGGGACTTGGAGTCGGCATAGAGATTTATATTAAAGAGATTCCTGTCTGTTATGCGAAATCTCAACAAGTTCTTGATGAGATCTGGCAGAAGATGAATCCAAAG GTTGTTATCCATTTGGGCATTGCTCCAGGAACCAACGGCATCACATTGGAGCAAACAGGGAAGAACCACTGTTATAAGGACAGAGATGTTTGTGGTCTTTACCCTGCTAATCACTGCTGTATTGAGGGAGGACCAGAAAGGTTGGACTCCATCGTAGACATGAGGTTTCTCAGCAAACGATTAAAAACTATGGGATTTGATGTCATCTACTCCAGGGATGCTGGACG GTACCTGTGCGATTTTGTATACTATTATTCTTTGTATCATGGGCGAGGAAAGGTTGCCCTGATCCATGTTCCTGCCACAGGCAGCCTGTCGGGTCCAGATAGACTGGTACCGCAACTTCAGACCATCATCCAGGTCCTGTTACAACAGCTGGACACTCCTGCATACGCATGTGTTGAATATGTGAGATGCACAGAGGTAGAGCATACAGAGTAA
- the pgpep1l gene encoding pyroglutamyl-peptidase 1 isoform X2, whose product MLGLGVGIEIYIKEIPVCYAKSQQVLDEIWQKMNPKVVIHLGIAPGTNGITLEQTGKNHCYKDRDVCGLYPANHCCIEGGPERLDSIVDMRFLSKRLKTMGFDVIYSRDAGRYLCDFVYYYSLYHGRGKVALIHVPATGSLSGPDRLVPQLQTIIQVLLQQLDTPAYACVEYVRCTEVEHTE is encoded by the exons ATGCTGGGACTTGGAGTCGGCATAGAGATTTATATTAAAGAGATTCCTGTCTGTTATGCGAAATCTCAACAAGTTCTTGATGAGATCTGGCAGAAGATGAATCCAAAG GTTGTTATCCATTTGGGCATTGCTCCAGGAACCAACGGCATCACATTGGAGCAAACAGGGAAGAACCACTGTTATAAGGACAGAGATGTTTGTGGTCTTTACCCTGCTAATCACTGCTGTATTGAGGGAGGACCAGAAAGGTTGGACTCCATCGTAGACATGAGGTTTCTCAGCAAACGATTAAAAACTATGGGATTTGATGTCATCTACTCCAGGGATGCTGGACG GTACCTGTGCGATTTTGTATACTATTATTCTTTGTATCATGGGCGAGGAAAGGTTGCCCTGATCCATGTTCCTGCCACAGGCAGCCTGTCGGGTCCAGATAGACTGGTACCGCAACTTCAGACCATCATCCAGGTCCTGTTACAACAGCTGGACACTCCTGCATACGCATGTGTTGAATATGTGAGATGCACAGAGGTAGAGCATACAGAGTAA
- the synm gene encoding synemin: MFRVREPFESEKLQLQELNQRLGQYLLRAKQLEQENAGLIKEINTIRQNRSGEWDDKHMLELREMRRLVERLSFEKCRAEMEREKLRDELKMLQAMRSDEASISKAIDGDLKGCHRQLHQAFQTNSALEDRLIQLENEYKFLEDAHRNEVARMRDQVRSRAVCVVTQTHHAPPAVTMEEVQQYAANFTESRKETLDMYRLRVEEIEESIKADQARLEDIQREKKKYASQFNKLREEIEKQTHVQLNLEEQLLNMQEQFRADINQYQAIIEDLEYERRMLSNTISEKLKDHQDLLQVKMGLAMEVAAYRALLEEEGRHAEMWSNQHSRERIIDIKMPSQPYTPRVSSTPARRLDMRQQFTGYDVHRKYTEPISSMRPSAISSQLHSHGSSRIVPISVLNRPHQSPASRRDMISFTKAAQGSAASTTAPGVSSSEMRREMDVRIKRKEISPEHPPPKYESISSPKVSHITQPKPVKVVSPTVSVSKATIEESHQKDVEPKKMQSDQDAYQSKTTITEEKQYVKESKAKEEREFESHQKVTDKAKETMKEETHHVKIKESDEGESENVGPKVFVGKEQVLDAVSMEEIIQRVMKPAGLDPKLSSSPDSKVTYHVEKTEQEDGSTKTQIVLQSKVEEELDLEDDFGMEELLNKGVKKVTLENIKGTPTGKMIENLLSLGLEGESLENMSVNVDIIEEPVESPCVEEIEESFEVKAKQPEVDPSSMFFQIEEQESDTKPYAEASHDGENSSVQVQEITKDESLLYVSQGQEPQEYFVSTPGDNMSESEEDEMVMSYTHYGVVDDLSDERYYQEEEHKMHTAEGHSYRDSPEYDDHSFVRDSIPECIEEEVHVSPTLQRSIVEILREESLDPEQQLRGALEQIQDTVSGALKEELAFFTKGRETPENVSVDIKKVEQGADTMTIVAELNVSQTLEESGLLDEQGDDPSEEQIMAALSSSHPKLQQALSAGAGMGYTVKVSKEEYQTEGMPWMTSDDELAQWSTSDEVSKTEKRIKLGPTESSFTFQIDATDGSGSASGGTCEAEEQREATEFLQTRMVDPHLKVCHEKRIATVYLENPKDD, encoded by the exons ATGTTTCGCGTAAGGGAGCCGTTTGAGAGCGAGAAGCTTCAGCTCCAGGAGCTCAACCAAAGACTCGGCCAGTACTTACTGCGCGCCAAACAGTTGGAGCAAGAAAACGCTGGTctgataaaagaaataaacactaTCCGACAAAACAGGTCTGGAGAATGGGATGACAAACACATGTTAGAGTTACGGGAAATGAGAAGACTGGTGGAGCGCCTATCTTTCGAGAAATGCAGGGCAGAAATGGAGCGAGAGAAGCTGCGCGATGAACTTAAGATGCTTCAAGCGATGCGCTCAGACGAGGCTTCGATAAGCAAAGCCATCGACGGTGACTTAAAAGGTTGTCATAGGCAGCTTCATCAGGCTTTTCAGACCAACAGTGCTTTGGAGGATCGTCTTATTCAGCTTGAAAACGAATACAAGTTTCTGGAAGATGCTCACAGAAATGAAGTGGCTCGCATGCGGGACCAGGTGCGCTCACGCGCTGTGTGCGTTGTCACTCAAACGCATCACGCTCCTCCAGCAGTAACGATGGAAGAGGTGCAGCAGTATGCGGCCAACTTTACCGAAAGCCGGAAAGAGACCTTGGACATGTATCGACTAAGGGTGGAGGAAATTGAAGAGTCTATAAAAGCGGACCAGGCGCGTCTGGAGGACATTCAGAGGGAGAAAAAGAAATACGCTTCACAATTCAACAAGCTGCGTGAAGAGATCGAGAAGCAGACGCACGTGCAGCTGAACCTTGAGGAGCAGCTCCTGAACATGCAAGAACAGTTCAGAGCTGATATTAATCAGTATCAG GCTATTATTGAGGATCTGGAGTATGAGCGCAGAATGCTGTCCAACACTATATCTGAGAAGTTAAAGGACCATCAGGATCTCTTGCAGGTCAAGATGGGCCTCGCTATGGAAGTGGCAGCATACAG GGCACTCTTGGAAGAAGAAGGAAGACATGCTGAAATGTGGTCCAATCAGCATTCAAGAGAAAGAATAATAG ATATAAAAATGCCATCCCAACCCTACACTCCACGAGTGTCCTCCACTCCAGCACGTCGGCTAGATATGAGACAGCAATTCACAGGATATGATGTTCACAGGAAATACACGGAGCCCATTTCCAGCATGAGACCTTCAGCTATATCAAGTCAGCTTCATTCTCATGGATCGTCAAGGATAGTGCCCATCAGCGTATTAAATCGTCCCCACCAAAGTCCTGCTTCAAGAAGAGACATGATTTCCTTCACCAAAGCAGCACAGGGATCTGCTGCCAGTACCACAGCACCTGGTGTCTCTTCTTCTGAGATGAGGAGAGAGATGGATGTGAGAATTAAGAGAAAAGAGATTTCACCCGAGCACCCACCGCCAAAATATGAAAGTATTTCCAGCCCTAAAGTCTCACATATAACACAACCAAAGCCAGTAAAAGTGGTATCACCTACTGTAAGTGTGAGCAAGGCAACCATTGAAGAAAGTCATCAGAAAGATGTTGaaccaaagaaaatgcaatCCGACCAAGATGCATACCAATCAAAGACAACAATAACGGAAGAAAAACAGTACGTCAAAGAGTCAAAAGCTAAAGAAGAGAGAGAATTTGAAAGCCACCAGAAAGTAACAGACAAAGCAAAAGAAACAATGAAAGAAGAAACGCatcacgtcaaaataaaagaaTCAGATGAGGGAGAGTCTGAAAATGTAGGACCCAAGGTATTTGTAGGTAAGGAGCAAGTATTAGATGCAGTGTCTATGGAGGAAATCATTCAGCGGGTCATGAAACCTGCTGGATTGGATCCTAAGCTCAGCTCATCCCCAGACTCAAAAGTCACATACCATGTAGAGAAAACTGAGCAAGAGGATGGATCCACCAAGACCCAGATTGTCTTACAATCTAAAGTGGAGGAAGAGCTGGACCTGGAGGATGATTTTGGCATGGAGGAACTTCTCAACAAAGGAGTCAAGAAAGTGACCCTGGAGAACATCAAAGGAACCCCAACAGGAAAGATGATCGAGAACCTGCTGAGTCTTGGCCTTGAAGGTGAGAGTTTGGAAAACATGTCAGTAAATGTGGATATAATAGAGGAACCTGTGGAGTCTCCGTGTGTTGAGGAAATAGAGGAGAGTTTTGAGGTTAAAGCTAAACAACCAGAGGTCGATCCTTCGTCAATGTTCTTTCAAATTGAGGAGCAAGAGAGTGACACAAAGCCTTATGCTGAAGCCTCACATGATGGCGAGAATAGCTCTGTGCAGGTTCAAGAGATCACCAAAGATGAAAGTTTACTTTACGTCTCCCAAGGTCAAGAGCCACAAGAGTACTTCGTCTCCACACCTGGAGATAATATGTCTGAATCAGAGGAGGATGAGATGGTTATGTCTTATACCCACTATGGAGTTGTGGATGATCTGTCTGATGAAAGATATTACCAGGAAGAGGAGCACAAAATGCACACTGCTGAGGGACACAGCTACAGAGATTCACCTGAATATGACGACCACTCATTTGTGAGAGACAGCATCCCAGAGTGCATTGAGGAGGAGGTGCACGTCTCTCCAACATTACAACGTTCAATAGTGGAGATCCTGAGGGAGGAGTCATTAGATCCTGAACAGCAGCTTCGGGGAGCATTAGAGCAAATCCAAGATACAGTTTCTGGAGCCTTGAAAGAAGAACTTGCATTTTTTACTAAAGGCAGGGAGACACCGGAAAACGTCTCTGTGGACATCAAAAAAGTGGAACAAGGTGCTGACACCATGACTATTGTGGCAGAGCTTAATGTATCACAGACGTTGGAAGAGTCTGGGCTGCTGGATGAACAAGGAGATGATCCATCTGAAGAGCAGATCATGGCAGCGCTGAGCTCATcccatccaaaactccagcaggCCCTCAGCGCCGGAGCTGGAATGGGATACACTGTTAAAGTTTCCAAAGAGGAGTATCAAACAGAGGGAATGCCGTGGATGACGAGCGATGACGAACTTGCACAATGGAGCACAAGTGATGAGGTCAGCAAAACGGAGAAACGTATCAAACTTGGCCCGACCGAGAGTTCTTTCACTTTTCAAATAGATGCGACTGATGGCTCTGGATCTGCGAGCGGAGGGACCTGTGAAGCTGAAGAACAAAGAGAAGCAACTGAGTTTTTGCAGACACGGATGGTTGACCCCCACTTGAAGGTCTGTCACGAGAAAAGAATCGCAACTGTATATCTTGAAAACCCCAAAGATGACTAA